TGTAGTGTATCTGTCTTGAGCTACTACATTTAGCTTCTGTTTTATCaccagagtttgtgtgtgtgttgtagaACCGTGGCGAGGGTTTTTGCTATGTGGACAGAGGAAAGTTTAGATCTTAGAGGCAGTATGGAGAAAGAAGTAGCAGTGTACCATGACAGCAGTTCACTCTGCAAGGTAGTGAATGCTTCATAACTGAAGGCATCAGTGAGCCTTACGGTTTTGAGATGATCAGCATATGGAGAAGCAGGCCCAATATTTCTGTGgtcactttttttaaagattttttttatccaatttttttttctgttcccatGCTCATAACTTCAAAATTTCCTTTGAGAATATCGTGGTGCAGTGTATATATTAAAGCAGTTACATCTTTATTATACTGGAAATTTTAATGTAAACCAGTATGATGAGACAATGTTTGGAAAAGATCACTGCTTCAGAGAGaaattttaatttcatattttctaTGCTGTGTGATATGATTGGGAGCCTTTTGAGATGAGACGTCAAAACAGTAATGAAGCTGAGACAGCTCCAGTAAAATAACCTTTTATTTACCAAATATGTGCTATTTCTTACATACAAATACTATAATAGGATTCCTTAAGTAGTATCATGTATATaataactagagctggctgaattttTTCAGCAGAGTTGTTTTCAGTCAGTAGTACAGTATTGTCTAACTCAAAACATTTAGCGGGAATATGTCAATTTTTGACAACTTTTGATGTGGAAAATGTCAATGTTTCACTTCTAtaatgctgaaatgttttgtatagtctttgttgttttaaaacattaatataaACATTACATAATATTTATGTGTATTTGATATAagctaaaagaaaaaatgttgacaatttgaacctttttttttattttggaatttcccacagaacagaaattcccATTTGTAGCTAGCGCTAAACCATGCCTGTCTACTGAGCTGTGCTCAGTACAGAGCTAGCACTTCTAGCTTGGGCCCTGATTCTACATTCAGATTCCAGTAGATGGATGGTGGGCCTCCATGCAACTGCAAGAGTTTGCCATTGTAGCTCCAGTTACAAAATTGGGGCTTTGGTTCTTCTGTTTTGTGGCTTAACTTGTCCTTTCTGATTAGTGTAGAAACAGGGCGTTTAGGCATGGCTGTATTTTATCCATTTGTATAGTAAACCAAATATATGGTGGTGTAAATTTCCCTTTGGAAAATTGATGTAATGTATATGTTGAGGAGGAGGGCTTGGGAAAGTGTAAGATTGAGTACCCCTCTAAGACTTGGACCTTTGTCATGATCCAAAGGAAGAATTATCTGTCTGACTAATGTACCTTTGCCCTGTTTTTCCCACATTCCTGTCAGTGTATGTTCTTAAAATACTTCACAAACATGCATAGTCAAGCTAGCTTTTAGATACATTAACTGTACTCCTCAGGATACATATGTATTCAGTTTTTCTGGTTTCCTCAATATATTTTAATTCCCCATTGTATCTTTTATTTTTGAGGGCTTATGAGCAAGGAGCTTTTTGTTGTCTTAAATAACAAGCAGAAAGAGAAGCTGGAAATTTTCTACTTTTTAGACCCTGGCTCAATACTCACTATatggcctgtttttttttttaataagtgaaATTGGAAATTCATTTTGTAAAATGCAACCATGGGTCCCAAAGTACAATGTATTTCCCTCAAGATGTGATGGCATGATATCTAATATAGGAACTACTGCACtcatatttttaaagtagttATTTACATGTTTGATTCACTTTAAAGCCCACACATTCCCACAGGAGATGGTGGTAACGCTCTTCGTTTGCAAGATTTGTAAGATGAAAGACCATCTTTTCTATgaaaagaaatcagtagtgaGCCCCTGATTTAAACTGTTGTCTAAAAGTAGGGTGTGTGCTCTCCTCCCTCTGAGGTGAAAACTGGATTGTGAAGTTAATGCAATATTTTCTCATCTTCTGACATTCAGATCACTATGGCAACTGGAAGAAACATGATGAGAGCTGTCAAAGTTTCTGAATTTGGTGGACCTGAAGTGCTTAAGCTCCTGTCAGATGTCTTATTGCCGAATCCGAAAGAAAATCAGGTGGAAATGATAGCTGTAAACTAAGATAATTGCACTGAATGGTAATGACTTGAATATGAATTGAGTGAGTGTCCAAAACAGAACCATCTTCATTCTGAATATGAGTAGATTGAACAGCATATACATAAATAAAGCCACAGGCATCAGATTTAACTAATTTGTTTTGTTATTCTAATGCAGTCTACATATTGAATACAAAAGACTTTCCAAAATTGTTTCACATCCATATTAAGGGCTCTTTAATAGTGAAGTCAATTGCTTTAATAATACGAAGCTGTTGATGCAAAATTATGGTGATTGTAATGATATGTAACAAATAACATTTTCTCTTCAGGTCTTAATCAAAGTCCATGCATGTGGTGTAAACCCAGTGGAGACATATATTCGTTCTGGTGCTCATGCTAGAAAACCACCTTTACCTTACACTCCTGGCACAGATGTTGCTGGAGTAATTGAAGCTGTTGGGGAGCATGTAACTGTATTCAAGGTATtatattctgtttcttttttaattgatGGCTTATTCTTTCCCTACATTATTGTTGCACTACTTACTGCTACCTCTATAATTTGTGGCCTGTCAGAATTTCCTCTGGGTTTTGGGGACCTCTAATTGGCTGTTAAAAGCATGCAACCAGGTCAAATTAGTAGCCCTAATCCTACAAGCTGCCCTGGAGGGCTGTCCCTTACACCCATACAGAGCCCCATAGAGATCTGTAGAGTTTAGCACTGGTGCAGGAGCCTGACTACATGGTgctgcttgcaggattggggttttgTTTACTGGtccagaaacatttttaaagcattgtAGGCGTATTATAAATGTCAAGATTGCTGTAATTATTGTCATCATCGTCCTGGACTGACAGGAAGGACCCTGAAGTTATTTTGCTGATATTTTTAATATTCAGACttaaaatgaagggggaaaaatacaaGATGTATCTATTGATAACAATGTTTAAATACTGAACTGCTGTCTCATAGTAGTTATATTTCACCCGCTGTCCTTTGGTTAAACAGTATcttgttggggagggggaaaaggtggGCTCTTAAAAGATAAAtgtatgtggggttttttttaattggcctTCTCTTTTATTTCCTTACAGGTCAGTAAGATTCTTGGCCAAAAACTAACAGCAGAATATGTAttgtttaaaaactgtatttGGGTAGAGAGCTGGGATTCTCCCATTCTGAAGTCAGATATGACAGTTATTGAGGAGACAAGAGCCTTGCTGGCCTGGAGATGGAAAATAAGGCAGAGGTGTTaacttcaaaaataaacaaaacgcTTTCTGTTTCAGCAGATTGACAGctccattttctttgcttttagttTTTCATGTAAATTTTGGCATTTTCTGCTTAAACTGGAGGGAAAGAAGATGAGAGCAATAGTTGCAGACAAACAGCTTGAAAGGGCTGAATAGAGGAGCCAATCAGAATAGAGAGATTTGTATATTGATGGTATGTAAGAAATAGCCAAATAGCAATTATGCAGATCTTGGCACTCTCGCTAATAATAGGTGTCAGCAAATCAAAGTGCAGGGATTTATGTGCTATGCAGGTACTAAGATAATCATACAGTGAGTTTGAAAGTCAGACACCCACAATGGGTCAGAATGTACAGAACTGAGGAAAAACTGTACAGAACATGAAATTAGCTATATTCAGCTCACAACCAGTACCAAAGTAGTTGATACTCAGTAGCTGCCAGGGCTGGAAATAAGTGTTAAACACACTCTGTGTGTTTGGATGTATATTGTTCCCTGTTTCTCACACAGCCCATTTACTTGGTGATTGTGTGGAGGTTGTGATTTTTATCCTGTTGAGGGACTCCAACAATAACTATTACCAATAACTATTCCTGTTAAGAATGTATAAATCTCAGGCTTCAAAAACTGCCGAAGTTCTTTTCATAAGCTTGTAAAATGTTTCTGACGTTTTCCTTGTGGAGCTGGATGAATTCAGGTTCATTAAGGATCATCTTAATCATGCAGTAGCCTTGGGTGTGACAGTATAGAACCTAGGATGTAGTCTATACACACGCCTTTCGAAATCTGGATATACAAAATTTTGTTACATGGATttcatttccttgatttttatAAAATCCCTCTACCTGCCTTTTGGGAAggtaatcacacacacacacacttttacagAAGTGTTACATAAAAAACTTTGACTAAAGTACTTGGAACTTGTGtctaaaccatttttattttttcctgccaGAAAGGTGACAGGGTTTTTACTAATGGTACCATCTCTGGTGGCTATGCAGATTATACCGTTGCTGCAGTGGACACAGTCTTCCCCTTATCAGATAAATTAGACTTCAAGCAAGGTGCTGCCATTGGAATCCCATATTTCACTGCTTATCGTGCACTCTTCCAAAAGTAAGATGCCAAGCTCTGTTTGTATCTTCTGCTTTTGAAGACTTAAAATACAAACAATAGAGCAGACACTCCATCCATAATAGCCAGTTACATGGCTTAACTTTTCAGGGCACACTACAAGGcctattttatctctctctttcataAAGAGATGAGGGACTTTTTAGGTAGGGTAGTGATGGGAGGAGGACTTTGGTGGGGATTCTGTTGGAGGGTTAAATTAAATGTGTTGCCTACAGTATTGTCAGGGGGTTGTGATCTGAAGGCAAttgactttctttttctttttaggagTGCATctggggtgcccagaactgggagGGGCACTCTATATAATAAAAAAGTGTATACACCGAAATAAATGAGTCAATTGTTTTCCTCATCCTACCCCTCTTCACCTCACCTTCTTAAGAAGGACTAGATAGGTTATGCAACTGCAACCCCTTGGTTTAATCAAGAAGCAGAAATTATGACTGAAACAAGTCCTATCTTTCCATCACCTCTGTCTTCAGGAGATGTTGGCAGAACTCCTACTAGCTCTTCTAAGTATTTAATCCTGCCAGTAGCCATGGTATTGATTAATAAATCTGTACTCTAGTGATAGGCAAGAGTGCCTTGTCAGCTAGGGGATGAGAGATCAGGACTGGGAATCCAATCTAGATCAAtatgtagaacaaagcattggaCCATCTAGTTTATCCGTTGAAAAAGTATGGGTAGATTATTTTAAAACCTGGAAGACTAAAgttgaagaaaatgtttttttgaatAGTAGGCTGGTGTTAATACACACCTATACCAACCATGAAAGTGGTACTCCCATTGTTATAGCTTATACCTGTATTTACATTCAGGAATGAGAGCTTTTAGCAACAAGGAATTATTAAAAGAGATAAGACCCGATTCTCCTCTCTAATCCCAGAATGAATCAGGACTAACTCAGTGTAAAACTAGAGAGAGGAAAATTAGGCGCATTGAATGTGATCTAAAAAGATTTATATTTAATTCCTATAATCCAGCTACATATTATGGCTGGACAATGGACAGGATCTGCTAAAGTTATAATGTATTAAATAGTTCAGTGTCTGTCATTTTGTCTTCCAGAGGGCATGCCAAAGCAGGGGAAACTGTGCTAGTCCATGGGGCAAGTGGAGGAGTAAGTATTTTGAAAAGCCTTAAATTAGCAAGTATTTTGTGTATCTATTTTTGTGACAAGTAGGCAAATAATTATCATGAAGGCTCTTTACATGTAAAGTTAAATCCTATCATCCAGAATATAACAGCCTGAAACTGCACAAATGACCACATATGGCCCGAAATGCTGATTTCCTATGAACTTAATTAAATCATATGTAGGGTATCCCATGGTGTAATCACAAAGTGGAGAACGGTCAGAAGCTGGTTCAGGAGCCATACAGCTAGTCTGCCTAAGAGAAAAGCTAAAGGaaaagttgcatttttaaaagttaggcAAACTGTTCTTAGTTGTGCAAGAAATGCTCACTGGCTGGAAAGGGACTTTCTGTGCTGTTTCTCACCCATTAACTGTAACCTAGCTAGAAAATGGGAGATGTTGGAGGAGATACCTGAATGGACTTTAAGTTTTCCCAACTAGCTTCTGTATTTACAAAAGGCTAACCTTTGGCTCTGCTGAATAAACAAGAAGGCTGAGGTAGAGTAAGAGGGAATAGTTAAACTTTAAGTGGCCCCATCTCCCCTTTCCAGTGGCTGGAAAAAACTATTGTGAGCTGGCCAAGTTTTGTTGAGTTACTCGGTTAGCTGCAAAAGGCTGAGTATGAAAGTCTCACATGAGAGAAAACTCAGTCTTTTGTAATATACTAGACTAGAAGGATATTCAGCaatatgttttttctttattttcataaACTGAGTTTTGATTTTCTGTTCCCACTTCTTTTATATGCTTCTGGAAACACACATGTTTTTGCTTTACAATGGCATGGACCACAAATAAGATTATCCTCTATGGATTTGCAGACTGTTACAAAAACACTTGCAAGTGCAGTGAGAAGAGAGTAGGCAAAGGGGCACATACTAGTGATAAGCGTGGATGTTTGTGGTATGTCTTTCATTGACATAGACTTCTACAATTGTCCTTAAATCTTACATTCTTTTCAGGTTGTTCATTGAACAACTTCTGGATGTTGAGATAATCTAGTCATGCCATATGTTAGTTTGAAATGTAAATGTCAAAGGTGACTTCGGTTTTTCAAATAGGTCAGTTGATAAGCGCCTGGCAAGAGTGATGGTCATGAGGATTTATTATGGGAAAGGTagtttgtttactttacataACGCTCCTGGATGCAAGTCTCATTAGCAGAACCATAAATCTAGGCAGATGGAGTTCTGTTAGTAACAGAAATGGAATGAGGTAGTTTGTTACCAATAGAAGAGAATAACATCACTTAAATTAGCCGAGGAAGTGTCTGTCTGCAGGCTggtcaggataggttgtagaaccTGTCTTCGCAGGAGGCACCAGTTTGGGAGTAACCCCAAAAGAGAGGTAGAGTTTTGTGCATGCATGTTCTTCCGTTCCTCTTTTGCATTCCCCATACCATGTAAGCAGTGAGTTTGAGCCAGCTGAGACTGTGAAGCCTACTTGTCCTCGGGCACTAACAAGACTTTACGTCTGCTTGGCACTAATAAAACACCTCTCACCACCAACTGAGATATAAAGCAGGGATGAGAGGATGTGGTGGTAGGGAATGCAGATGTTTGTTTGGCAGGATCAGTGTCTGACCAGACTTCCAGTGGTTTTACTTGCTGCCTAAGAATGGAGGCTCATGTGCTTACTTCCCCCTCCAAAATTTGCTACCCTCTGAGGCTTCCCTGCTTGGGAGTTTTCTCTGGGGTCCCCACAATATCTGGCAACTATGCTTTGCAGGGCTTCCTTTGGCTTTCTGAAACTGGGGTGTGGTTTCTCAGGACCCAGCAGAAGGGGCAGTGAGACTAGGGAGTCTCGTCTGTTTTTGGTAATGTTGGGAGCCTGGGAATGAGACCCTAAATGGACCTCTTCTGTGGTGAAGAGTCAAAAGTTGTGATACGTTATCTGTGGTATATGGTGATCATGTTAGTGGTTTCTGTCTGTGGGAAGAAAAGATAATATGTACTGTTACAAGGCTTAACTTTTGACTTGGTTTTGTGTcgtgtgtgttgtgtgtgcagCATCTTTACTAGTACACaatgttgtgtgtgtgaatgtaaaTCAAATATCGGATAGCGgttttgaaaaaatcaaaataatgtttCAGTAATGCTGGTGATTTATGTTATgcataaaaacatattttaagataATTTGACATGTAAAGTACTGAGTTTCTGATAGGTGATATTTATATTAAGAGTGGGAAAATAAATGGTAAAGGGAAATTTAACTCATTTTTCCAGGTTGGAATAGCAACATGCCAGATTGCCAGAGCTTATGGTTTAAAGGTTTTAGGCACAGCTGGAACTGAAGAAGGAATGAACATAGTTTTGAAAAATGGAGCCCACAAAATGTTTAATCACAGAGAAGCTGATTACGTTGATAACATTAAGGTAATTTACTACCAGATTGAAGGTTTCATAACTCTTCCAGCCTCTTTCTTCTTCCAGTAAAATATTCAAAATCCGTTTTGGATTCTATTATCTTCCTTTTAATTGACTAGAAAACATACTATAGATGGCAATCCTGGGCTGGCATTCAGATGAACTAGATAGATATTTTCTTTTCGTAATTTTTATGAAATGAAACATTCGGTAAACAGctctttatatttttcttttgaaccAAGATTAGGGTTCTGTAGGAGTCTGCCACTGGAGCAAAGTGTACACAACCTTTTAATTTCTGCTCAAAGgagaattgtttgttttaaagatatgGATACCAAGAGTACTAAATCATAACTAAGGCTGTGATTCTTtcggaggtcacggaagtcatgaattctgtgacttctgcagcggttGGTGCAGCTGACTTCaaggccacctgagcagctggccctggggccagctgctcggGCACCCCATGGCCAGTCACACCTGTTGCTGCTGGAGAGACCCAGGGGAAGCCTGGGGCCAGCTGGCTCCGGGGACTGCCTAAGAAGCGGCCGGTGTGGTTGGCTCCAGGGACTGCCCAAGTAGCGGTCCTGGGGGCGCCCTGGGGAGCAACCAAGTAGCGGTCCTGG
The nucleotide sequence above comes from Chelonia mydas isolate rCheMyd1 chromosome 8, rCheMyd1.pri.v2, whole genome shotgun sequence. Encoded proteins:
- the CRYZ gene encoding quinone oxidoreductase isoform X1; this translates as MEQRRHTGVKITMATGRNMMRAVKVSEFGGPEVLKLLSDVLLPNPKENQVLIKVHACGVNPVETYIRSGAHARKPPLPYTPGTDVAGVIEAVGEHVTVFKKGDRVFTNGTISGGYADYTVAAVDTVFPLSDKLDFKQGAAIGIPYFTAYRALFQKGHAKAGETVLVHGASGGVGIATCQIARAYGLKVLGTAGTEEGMNIVLKNGAHKMFNHREADYVDNIKEFSGVQGVDVIIEMLANVNLATDLQLLSPGGRVMIVGSRGPIEINPRDTMMKESSIIGVSLFSATKKLMYECETALLAGIEAGWLKPVVGPEYPLEKVAKAHEHLINSSGALGKMVLLM
- the CRYZ gene encoding quinone oxidoreductase isoform X2, with protein sequence MATGRNMMRAVKVSEFGGPEVLKLLSDVLLPNPKENQVLIKVHACGVNPVETYIRSGAHARKPPLPYTPGTDVAGVIEAVGEHVTVFKKGDRVFTNGTISGGYADYTVAAVDTVFPLSDKLDFKQGAAIGIPYFTAYRALFQKGHAKAGETVLVHGASGGVGIATCQIARAYGLKVLGTAGTEEGMNIVLKNGAHKMFNHREADYVDNIKEFSGVQGVDVIIEMLANVNLATDLQLLSPGGRVMIVGSRGPIEINPRDTMMKESSIIGVSLFSATKKLMYECETALLAGIEAGWLKPVVGPEYPLEKVAKAHEHLINSSGALGKMVLLM
- the CRYZ gene encoding quinone oxidoreductase isoform X3 produces the protein MVLIKVHACGVNPVETYIRSGAHARKPPLPYTPGTDVAGVIEAVGEHVTVFKKGDRVFTNGTISGGYADYTVAAVDTVFPLSDKLDFKQGAAIGIPYFTAYRALFQKGHAKAGETVLVHGASGGVGIATCQIARAYGLKVLGTAGTEEGMNIVLKNGAHKMFNHREADYVDNIKEFSGVQGVDVIIEMLANVNLATDLQLLSPGGRVMIVGSRGPIEINPRDTMMKESSIIGVSLFSATKKLMYECETALLAGIEAGWLKPVVGPEYPLEKVAKAHEHLINSSGALGKMVLLM
- the CRYZ gene encoding quinone oxidoreductase isoform X4 gives rise to the protein MENKAEKGDRVFTNGTISGGYADYTVAAVDTVFPLSDKLDFKQGAAIGIPYFTAYRALFQKGHAKAGETVLVHGASGGVGIATCQIARAYGLKVLGTAGTEEGMNIVLKNGAHKMFNHREADYVDNIKEFSGVQGVDVIIEMLANVNLATDLQLLSPGGRVMIVGSRGPIEINPRDTMMKESSIIGVSLFSATKKLMYECETALLAGIEAGWLKPVVGPEYPLEKVAKAHEHLINSSGALGKMVLLM